The Alteriqipengyuania halimionae genome contains a region encoding:
- a CDS encoding phosphoribosylanthranilate isomerase, with protein MTIQIKICGIRDEAAMDAAAEAGATHIGLVHYEPSPRHVTLDQAAKLRMRAPSSLEVVLLLVNQQPKETATAIDTVKPDIVQFHGLEAPQWLQALRPHVPCRLWKALGLSSADTLERAKAYEGGADMLLFDAPAKKLPGGNGVTFDHSLLAGYDGAIPYGLAGGLDPDNVAQAIRDTDAVLVDTSSGTESEPGVKDLDKIRAFCKAARAA; from the coding sequence ATGACGATACAGATCAAGATTTGCGGCATTCGCGACGAAGCGGCGATGGACGCTGCGGCCGAGGCCGGGGCAACCCATATCGGCCTGGTTCACTACGAGCCGAGCCCGCGGCACGTGACGCTCGACCAGGCGGCCAAACTGCGGATGCGTGCACCCTCGTCGCTCGAAGTGGTGCTGCTGCTCGTCAACCAGCAGCCCAAGGAAACCGCGACCGCGATCGATACGGTGAAGCCGGACATCGTGCAGTTTCATGGCCTCGAAGCGCCGCAATGGCTGCAGGCGTTGCGCCCGCACGTGCCGTGCCGCCTCTGGAAAGCGCTGGGTCTGTCCAGCGCCGATACGCTCGAGCGGGCCAAGGCCTATGAGGGCGGCGCCGACATGCTGCTGTTCGATGCGCCGGCAAAGAAACTGCCCGGAGGCAATGGCGTCACCTTCGACCACAGCCTGCTTGCCGGCTATGACGGTGCCATTCCCTACGGCCTTGCCGGCGGGCTGGATCCGGACAATGTCGCGCAGGCGATCCGCGATACCGATGCGGTGCTGGTCGATACGTCGAGCGGCACCGAAAGCGAGCCCGGCGTCAAGGATTTGGACAAGATCCGTGCCTTTTGCAAGGCGGCGCGCGCCGCCTGA
- the trpB gene encoding tryptophan synthase subunit beta has product MNDQTPNSYRNQPDERGHFGQFGGRYVAETLMPLVLDLEREYRAAQADPAFHAEFDDLLANYVGRPSPLYYAESLTEALRQDAPEGKGAQVWFKRDELNHTGAHKINNCVGQILLARRMGKTRIIAETGAGQHGVATATVCARFGLPCTVYMGATDVARQQPNVFRMKLLGAEVIPVTSGRATLKDAMNEGLRDWVANVHDTFYIIGTAAGPHPYPELVRDFQSVIGKEAKAQMQDRIGRLPDLLVAAIGGGSNALGLFHPFLDDPDVKMLGVEAAGHGLDGSEHAASLLGGAPGVLHGNKTYLLQDADGQITEGHSISAGLDYPGIGPEHAWLKDSGRVDYTAVTDKQALDAFQLLCRTEGIIPALEPSHAIAAVADRAREMDRDAIILANLCGRGDKDIFTVADALGVEI; this is encoded by the coding sequence GTGAACGACCAGACCCCCAATTCCTATCGCAACCAGCCCGACGAACGCGGGCATTTCGGACAATTCGGCGGACGTTATGTCGCCGAGACGCTGATGCCGCTGGTGCTCGATCTGGAACGCGAATACCGTGCCGCGCAGGCCGATCCCGCCTTCCATGCCGAATTCGACGACTTGCTGGCGAACTATGTCGGCCGCCCCAGCCCGCTCTATTACGCCGAGAGCCTGACCGAGGCGCTGCGGCAGGACGCCCCGGAAGGAAAAGGCGCGCAAGTCTGGTTCAAGCGCGACGAGCTCAATCACACCGGCGCGCACAAGATCAACAATTGCGTCGGCCAGATCCTGCTCGCGCGGCGCATGGGCAAGACGCGGATAATCGCCGAAACAGGTGCGGGCCAGCACGGCGTCGCGACCGCCACCGTCTGCGCGCGCTTCGGCCTGCCCTGCACCGTCTACATGGGCGCGACCGACGTCGCCCGGCAGCAACCCAACGTATTCCGGATGAAACTGCTCGGAGCTGAGGTAATCCCCGTCACCAGCGGTCGCGCCACGCTGAAGGACGCCATGAACGAAGGGCTGCGCGACTGGGTCGCGAATGTCCACGACACCTTCTACATCATCGGCACCGCCGCCGGGCCGCACCCCTATCCCGAGCTGGTCCGCGATTTCCAGAGCGTGATCGGCAAAGAAGCCAAGGCCCAGATGCAGGACCGCATCGGTCGCCTGCCAGACCTGTTGGTCGCCGCGATCGGCGGTGGCTCCAACGCGCTCGGCCTGTTCCACCCGTTTCTCGACGATCCCGACGTGAAGATGCTCGGCGTCGAGGCTGCGGGCCACGGGCTCGACGGCAGCGAGCACGCCGCCAGCCTGCTCGGCGGCGCGCCGGGCGTGCTCCACGGCAACAAGACCTATCTGTTGCAGGACGCGGACGGCCAGATCACCGAAGGCCACTCGATCAGCGCCGGGCTCGATTACCCCGGCATCGGCCCGGAGCACGCGTGGCTGAAGGATTCGGGCCGCGTCGACTACACCGCCGTGACCGACAAGCAGGCGCTCGACGCGTTTCAGCTGCTGTGCCGCACCGAAGGCATCATCCCCGCGCTCGAGCCGAGCCACGCGATTGCCGCGGTGGCGGATCGCGCGCGCGAAATGGACCGCGATGCGATCATCCTCGCCAATCTATGCGGACGCGGCGACAAGGACATCTTCACCGTCGCCGATGCGCTGGGGGTGGAGATCTAA
- a CDS encoding endonuclease domain-containing protein, whose translation MRDRKLTERAKQMRKQMTEPEKRLWLELRAGRFHGIKFRRQKVIGNYIADFASNDPKLVIELDGDTHAGREAYDADRTAFLEREGYRVVRFLNSDVMGNMDGMLMRLSTIVGEMRDAPPPTPSPEGEGA comes from the coding sequence ATGCGCGATCGCAAATTGACCGAACGCGCGAAGCAAATGCGCAAGCAGATGACTGAGCCGGAGAAACGGCTCTGGCTCGAACTGCGGGCTGGCCGGTTCCACGGTATCAAGTTCCGGCGTCAGAAGGTGATCGGAAATTACATCGCCGATTTTGCGTCTAACGATCCGAAACTCGTGATCGAACTGGATGGAGATACGCATGCGGGGCGCGAAGCATATGATGCGGATCGCACCGCGTTCCTGGAGCGCGAGGGCTATCGTGTGGTGCGGTTTCTCAATTCGGATGTGATGGGGAATATGGACGGCATGTTGATGCGATTGTCGACGATCGTTGGGGAGATGCGCGATGCCCCTCCCCCAACCCCCTCCCCTGAAGGTGAGGGGGCCTGA
- the trpA gene encoding tryptophan synthase subunit alpha, with amino-acid sequence MNDTSPDRFAAAFGKPHPALVCFVTAGDGDTDANLDALVEGGADVIELGMPFTDPMADGPAIQAANLRSLGKRTSTADVLAIATRFRARHPDVPLVLMGYANPMVRRGPEWFASAAKDAGVDGVICVDLGPEEDPDLGPALRDKGIAVIRLATPTTDDKRLPQVLDGAGGFLYYVSVAGITGKQQAASASIADAVARLKGQTDLPVAVGFGVRTPDQAADIAQHADGVVVGSALVELVGEHGKDAPQHLRDAVSALAKAVHSASKADA; translated from the coding sequence ATGAACGACACGTCCCCGGATCGCTTCGCCGCCGCTTTTGGCAAGCCGCACCCTGCCCTCGTCTGCTTCGTCACCGCGGGCGATGGCGACACCGATGCCAATCTCGATGCGCTGGTCGAGGGCGGTGCGGATGTGATCGAGCTCGGCATGCCCTTCACCGATCCGATGGCCGATGGTCCCGCGATCCAGGCCGCGAACCTGCGCAGCCTCGGCAAACGGACGAGCACCGCCGATGTGCTCGCGATCGCCACCCGGTTCCGCGCGCGCCATCCGGACGTGCCGCTGGTGCTGATGGGCTATGCCAATCCGATGGTGCGGCGTGGGCCGGAATGGTTCGCCAGTGCGGCGAAAGATGCAGGCGTCGACGGCGTGATCTGCGTCGATCTCGGTCCGGAGGAAGACCCCGATCTCGGCCCGGCCTTGCGCGACAAGGGCATCGCGGTGATCCGGCTTGCCACGCCGACCACCGACGACAAGCGCCTGCCGCAAGTGCTCGATGGCGCGGGCGGCTTCCTCTATTACGTCTCGGTCGCCGGGATCACCGGGAAACAGCAGGCCGCCAGCGCCTCGATCGCCGATGCGGTCGCGCGGCTGAAAGGGCAGACCGACTTGCCCGTCGCGGTCGGCTTCGGCGTTCGCACGCCCGACCAGGCCGCCGATATCGCTCAGCATGCCGATGGCGTGGTGGTCGGCTCGGCGCTGGTCGAACTGGTCGGCGAGCATGGGAAGGATGCGCCGCAGCACTTGCGCGATGCCGTCTCGGCCCTTGCCAAGGCGGTGCATTCCGCGTCAAAGGCCGACGCATGA
- the accD gene encoding acetyl-CoA carboxylase, carboxyltransferase subunit beta: protein MSWLSRVRNSLPFGAKRETADNLWIKCPACDEMVFTKEYDENARVCPNCDHHGRIGTDMRFTILLDEGYEILPTPQVKEDPLKFKDTKPYQARLKQARAKNPHPDALTNAIGAIKGHRAVVGVQDFAFMGGSMGMAVGAAFVHGVDRALKERVPYIICTAAGGARMQEGILSLMQMPKTTVAVRRLKEAGLPYIVVLTDPTTGGVTASYGMLGDVHIAEPGTLIGFAGARVIQNTIREQLPDGFQRAEYLHEHGMVDRVVHRHELRDELALLLDYLAPREAA, encoded by the coding sequence ATGAGCTGGCTATCACGTGTCCGAAACTCGCTGCCCTTCGGGGCCAAGCGCGAAACCGCCGACAATCTCTGGATCAAGTGTCCCGCTTGCGACGAGATGGTCTTCACCAAGGAATATGACGAGAACGCGCGGGTTTGCCCGAATTGCGACCATCACGGGCGCATCGGCACCGACATGCGCTTCACGATCCTGCTCGACGAAGGCTACGAGATCCTGCCGACGCCGCAGGTCAAGGAAGACCCGCTCAAGTTCAAGGATACGAAGCCCTATCAGGCCCGCCTCAAGCAGGCGCGCGCCAAGAACCCGCATCCCGATGCGCTGACCAATGCGATCGGCGCGATCAAGGGTCACCGCGCCGTCGTCGGCGTGCAGGATTTCGCCTTCATGGGCGGATCGATGGGCATGGCGGTGGGCGCCGCCTTCGTCCACGGCGTCGATCGTGCGCTGAAGGAACGGGTGCCCTACATCATCTGCACCGCCGCCGGCGGCGCACGGATGCAGGAAGGCATCCTCTCGCTGATGCAGATGCCCAAGACGACGGTCGCCGTGCGCCGCCTGAAAGAAGCGGGCCTGCCCTATATCGTGGTACTGACCGATCCGACCACCGGCGGCGTCACCGCCAGCTATGGCATGCTGGGCGACGTCCATATCGCCGAGCCGGGCACGCTGATCGGCTTTGCCGGGGCGCGCGTGATCCAGAACACGATCCGCGAACAACTGCCCGACGGATTCCAGCGCGCCGAATACCTGCATGAACACGGCATGGTCGACCGGGTGGTCCACCGCCACGAACTGCGCGATGAACTCGCCCTCTTGCTGGATTACCTCGCCCCGAGGGAAGCGGCCTAG
- a CDS encoding bifunctional folylpolyglutamate synthase/dihydrofolate synthase translates to MRDFATSSDARVQAQLDRLAALSLPEGRLGLDTMRALLARLGDLQTRLPPVFHVAGTNGKGSTCAFLRAMLEADGKRVHVATSPHLVRYNERIRVAGELISDDTLADLLEEVLDAGEDLAPSFFEVTIAASFLAFARTLADACVIEVGLGGRFDATNVIEHPAACGIAALGIDHERFLLARETGVPEDPMARIAFEKAGIVKPGCSLVTLSYDEGPTLEIERAAMAAGAPLAMRGREWFASVGAGIEYEDRHGRLALPLPALPGAHQAENAALAVAMLRHQDFVSVSEEALGRGILEARWPARLQRLSVGPLTGARETWLDGGHNRSAGEALARHFAGRRVHLVLGMLANKDPRGVVEPLAESIASISAVPVPAHEWHDAAAFGDRARAFPSVKAALAELPDDGLPVLIAGSLYLAGEVLRLNDEAPD, encoded by the coding sequence ATGCGTGACTTCGCCACTTCGTCCGACGCCCGCGTGCAGGCGCAGCTCGATCGGCTCGCTGCGTTATCGCTGCCCGAGGGGCGGCTGGGGCTCGATACGATGCGTGCGCTGCTTGCCCGGCTGGGCGATCTGCAGACGCGGCTGCCGCCCGTGTTCCATGTCGCCGGGACCAACGGCAAGGGTTCGACCTGTGCCTTCCTGCGCGCCATGCTCGAGGCGGACGGCAAGCGCGTCCATGTCGCCACCAGCCCGCACCTCGTGCGCTACAATGAGCGTATCCGCGTCGCCGGAGAGCTGATCTCGGATGACACGCTCGCCGATCTTCTCGAAGAAGTGCTCGACGCGGGCGAAGACCTCGCGCCCAGCTTCTTCGAAGTCACGATCGCGGCGAGTTTCCTCGCCTTCGCACGGACTCTGGCCGATGCCTGCGTGATCGAAGTGGGTCTTGGCGGTCGTTTCGACGCGACCAATGTGATCGAGCATCCGGCAGCCTGCGGGATCGCGGCGCTGGGAATCGACCATGAGCGCTTCCTGCTCGCGCGCGAAACAGGCGTGCCCGAAGATCCGATGGCCCGGATCGCCTTCGAGAAGGCAGGTATCGTCAAGCCGGGCTGTTCGCTGGTGACTCTGTCCTACGATGAGGGGCCGACCCTAGAAATCGAACGCGCCGCCATGGCCGCCGGCGCGCCGCTGGCGATGCGCGGGCGCGAATGGTTCGCCAGCGTGGGCGCAGGCATAGAATACGAGGATCGCCACGGGCGGCTCGCCTTGCCGCTGCCTGCCCTGCCCGGTGCGCACCAAGCCGAGAATGCGGCGCTGGCGGTCGCGATGCTGCGGCATCAGGACTTCGTCAGCGTGTCGGAGGAAGCGCTGGGCCGCGGCATCCTCGAAGCGCGCTGGCCGGCACGGTTGCAGCGATTGTCGGTTGGCCCCCTCACCGGCGCGCGCGAGACCTGGCTCGATGGCGGGCACAACCGCTCTGCAGGCGAAGCGCTGGCGCGTCACTTCGCAGGGCGGCGCGTGCATCTCGTGCTCGGCATGCTGGCGAACAAGGACCCTCGCGGCGTCGTCGAACCGTTGGCGGAGAGCATCGCCAGCATCTCTGCCGTTCCAGTGCCCGCGCACGAATGGCATGACGCCGCAGCGTTCGGCGATCGGGCGCGCGCCTTCCCGTCGGTCAAAGCCGCTCTGGCCGAACTCCCCGACGACGGTCTGCCCGTGTTGATCGCCGGATCGCTTTACCTTGCAGGCGAAGTCCTGCGCCTCAACGACGAAGCGCCCGACTAG
- a CDS encoding AmpG family muropeptide MFS transporter — protein sequence MADTAIEDGDGKAKKPGWGTLLRSLRNPKSGFMVLFGFAQGLPPALFLGTLYAWLSEAEVDLETMGVFSLVGLAYAFQFLWSPLLDKVDIPGLRKLGKRKQWIAPMQLTVGIALLIMSFLDPRNALGWFSLLAAIGAFASATQDIAINAWRIDVADEEATLDILSTITQMGFRLAALIGGALGLIIAERIGWPQTYLIMSGLMLAIGIASLFAPDADVAKRSAATVAANEEEVAELYNVGEVTEKVRNRALLAVGLLWAWAIGTVVVFMVRSMTAAPEDRPDVTLFTTTYGPLIVVATVVLPAFIAAWVAKQKRRGTNVIVASTGDEPKRTVKFTDHLYRALVLPLVEFVGRLGWSLVLILALVLTYRICDSIWGVFAYPFYLGELEYTGDQVAFASKFFGVFAIILGLAFGGWIITKFGRMFTLTLGAALAAATNLLYADLAAGGAVMQGGSDAIGFTALVNFIAGVFQMTDIDGLARLTFTIFWENLAIGIAGAAYIAWLSSIVAKEYAAVQYALLASLTLLVGTIGRGALGEMIEDRGYYYVFIFTAIIGVVAVALCVMEWIREARSGAASGVVQPDKHVAGS from the coding sequence ATGGCCGATACGGCGATAGAGGATGGAGACGGCAAGGCGAAGAAGCCGGGCTGGGGGACGCTGCTCCGTTCGCTGCGTAATCCGAAAAGCGGCTTCATGGTGCTGTTCGGTTTCGCACAGGGCCTTCCACCAGCCCTGTTTCTCGGCACGCTCTATGCCTGGTTGAGCGAGGCAGAAGTCGATCTCGAAACGATGGGTGTGTTCTCGCTCGTCGGGCTTGCCTACGCGTTCCAGTTCCTATGGTCGCCGCTGCTCGACAAGGTCGATATCCCCGGATTGCGCAAGCTCGGCAAGCGCAAGCAATGGATCGCGCCGATGCAGCTGACGGTGGGCATCGCCTTGCTCATCATGAGTTTTCTCGATCCGCGCAACGCGCTCGGCTGGTTCAGCCTGCTGGCCGCGATCGGCGCTTTCGCCAGCGCGACGCAGGACATTGCGATCAATGCGTGGCGCATCGACGTGGCTGACGAAGAAGCGACGCTGGATATCCTTTCGACCATCACCCAGATGGGCTTTCGCCTCGCCGCGTTGATCGGCGGCGCGTTGGGCCTGATCATCGCCGAGCGGATCGGTTGGCCGCAGACCTATCTGATCATGAGCGGGTTGATGCTCGCGATCGGCATCGCCAGTCTCTTTGCGCCGGATGCCGATGTTGCGAAGCGCTCCGCCGCGACGGTCGCAGCGAACGAGGAAGAGGTCGCCGAACTCTACAATGTCGGCGAAGTGACCGAGAAGGTGCGCAATCGTGCGCTGCTCGCGGTGGGATTGCTCTGGGCATGGGCGATCGGCACGGTGGTGGTCTTCATGGTCCGCAGCATGACAGCCGCTCCCGAAGATCGACCCGACGTCACGCTCTTCACCACCACCTACGGCCCGCTCATCGTTGTCGCGACCGTGGTCCTTCCCGCCTTCATTGCCGCCTGGGTCGCAAAGCAGAAGCGACGCGGAACCAACGTCATCGTCGCATCGACAGGCGATGAGCCGAAACGCACGGTCAAGTTCACCGACCACCTCTACCGCGCTCTCGTCCTCCCGCTGGTCGAGTTCGTCGGTCGTTTGGGATGGTCGCTGGTGCTGATCCTCGCGCTGGTGCTGACCTACCGGATTTGCGATTCGATATGGGGCGTGTTTGCCTATCCCTTCTATCTCGGAGAACTGGAGTACACCGGCGACCAAGTTGCGTTCGCCTCGAAGTTCTTCGGCGTATTCGCGATCATTCTTGGCCTGGCCTTTGGCGGCTGGATCATCACGAAGTTCGGGCGCATGTTCACCTTGACGTTGGGCGCCGCGCTCGCCGCCGCGACGAACCTTCTGTACGCCGACCTCGCCGCAGGCGGGGCGGTGATGCAAGGGGGAAGCGATGCGATCGGCTTCACCGCACTGGTCAACTTCATCGCGGGTGTCTTCCAGATGACCGATATCGATGGGCTGGCGCGGCTGACCTTCACCATTTTCTGGGAAAATCTCGCGATCGGGATTGCCGGGGCGGCCTATATCGCCTGGCTTTCGAGCATCGTCGCAAAGGAATATGCCGCCGTGCAATATGCGCTGCTGGCCTCATTGACGCTGCTGGTGGGCACGATCGGGCGCGGCGCGCTGGGCGAGATGATCGAGGATCGCGGCTATTACTACGTGTTCATTTTTACCGCGATTATCGGGGTGGTTGCCGTGGCGCTGTGCGTGATGGAATGGATCCGCGAAGCGCGCAGCGGCGCGGCGAGCGGCGTCGTCCAGCCGGACAAGCACGTCGCGGGCAGCTAG
- a CDS encoding aromatic ring-hydroxylating oxygenase subunit alpha — MATTAGDKPRSGKGPQPTPGQSALAQSIADGDARQGEAGLTLPASRYTDPDFYAREKAALFDKMPQVIAPSALLPDPAMSVAHDATGRALLLTRDAEGEARVFANVCRHRATRLVEGNEVQCGKRLTCPYHAWTYALDGRLLALPRPDTFPGLEKSEMGLVELPSIEAGGLIWFAPSSDADFCDAETLGEDFDALEMNGMHLFARRTHTVAGNWKLIMDAFLESYHVQRLHSQTIGPFFKDGITAGDMVGPHQRSLVGRADEIDELDITDMAALRRTATFAYQLVPGTVIVISPDYINVMTLMPQSHESTLVEDFMLIPEAPQTDKARDHWQRSWELLDAGVFASEDFRAAELGQQGLASGAVPEITLGTLETGIARFHETLDELLRASN, encoded by the coding sequence ATGGCCACCACAGCTGGTGACAAGCCACGCTCCGGCAAGGGCCCGCAGCCCACACCAGGACAATCGGCGCTGGCACAGTCCATCGCGGATGGTGATGCGCGCCAGGGCGAAGCAGGGCTGACGCTGCCCGCCAGCCGCTACACCGATCCCGATTTCTACGCGCGCGAGAAGGCCGCCCTGTTCGACAAGATGCCGCAAGTAATTGCGCCATCCGCACTCCTGCCCGACCCGGCCATGTCGGTGGCGCACGATGCGACCGGGCGCGCGCTGCTGCTCACCCGCGATGCTGAAGGCGAAGCGCGTGTGTTCGCCAATGTCTGTCGCCACCGCGCGACACGACTGGTCGAAGGCAACGAAGTCCAGTGCGGCAAGCGGCTCACATGCCCGTATCACGCCTGGACCTATGCGCTCGACGGACGGCTTCTCGCCCTGCCCCGCCCGGACACCTTTCCCGGACTCGAAAAATCCGAAATGGGGCTGGTGGAACTACCCAGCATCGAGGCCGGCGGGCTGATCTGGTTCGCGCCTTCCTCCGACGCCGATTTTTGCGATGCAGAAACGCTGGGCGAGGATTTCGACGCTCTCGAGATGAACGGCATGCACCTTTTCGCCCGACGCACACATACGGTGGCGGGAAACTGGAAGCTGATCATGGATGCCTTCCTCGAAAGCTACCATGTGCAGCGGCTTCACTCGCAAACGATCGGTCCGTTTTTCAAAGACGGGATCACCGCCGGCGACATGGTCGGCCCGCATCAGCGATCGCTGGTCGGCCGCGCGGACGAGATCGACGAGCTCGATATCACCGACATGGCCGCTCTTCGCCGCACCGCGACGTTTGCATACCAGCTCGTGCCGGGCACGGTGATCGTCATCAGCCCCGATTACATCAACGTCATGACGCTGATGCCGCAATCGCACGAATCGACGCTGGTCGAGGATTTCATGCTGATTCCCGAAGCTCCGCAGACCGACAAGGCGCGCGATCACTGGCAGCGTAGCTGGGAACTGCTCGACGCCGGCGTGTTCGCAAGCGAGGATTTCCGCGCGGCCGAGCTCGGGCAGCAGGGGCTGGCCAGTGGCGCCGTGCCCGAAATTACGCTCGGAACGCTCGAAACGGGGATTGCCCGCTTTCACGAAACGCTGGACGAATTGCTCCGCGCCAGCAATTGA
- a CDS encoding pseudouridine synthase, which translates to MADEPKREGDRIAKLLARAGVASRRAVERMIEEGRVGLNGKTLDTANTVLPDLKGVTVDGKPVEKPAATQIWRFNKPQGLITAERDPGGRPTIYAALRNAVPKDTPRLMPIGRLDINTEGLLLLTNDGELKRALELPSSQIPRLYRVRTFGEVTQEQLEDLIEGVEIDGVRYGRIDANMERSTGANQWIEVSITEGKNREVRKVMEHLGLKVSRLVRTAYGPFPLGDLKRGTTDKVPRNMVDNLKRSLKL; encoded by the coding sequence ATGGCTGATGAACCGAAAAGAGAAGGCGACCGTATCGCCAAGCTGCTCGCACGCGCTGGCGTGGCGAGCCGTCGTGCGGTCGAGCGCATGATCGAGGAGGGCCGCGTCGGCCTGAACGGCAAGACGCTCGATACGGCGAACACCGTGCTGCCCGATCTGAAGGGCGTGACGGTGGACGGAAAGCCGGTCGAAAAGCCCGCTGCGACGCAAATCTGGCGCTTCAACAAACCCCAGGGCCTGATCACGGCCGAGCGTGACCCTGGCGGCCGCCCCACGATTTACGCAGCGCTGCGCAATGCCGTGCCCAAGGATACGCCGCGGCTGATGCCGATAGGTCGGCTCGACATCAACACCGAGGGGCTGCTGCTGCTCACCAATGACGGCGAGCTCAAGCGCGCGCTCGAACTCCCGTCTTCCCAGATTCCACGCCTCTATCGTGTCCGGACGTTCGGCGAAGTGACGCAGGAACAGCTCGAAGATCTGATCGAGGGCGTCGAGATCGACGGTGTCCGCTATGGCCGGATCGATGCCAACATGGAGCGCAGCACCGGCGCGAACCAGTGGATCGAGGTCTCGATTACCGAAGGCAAGAACCGCGAAGTCCGGAAGGTGATGGAACATCTCGGCCTCAAGGTCTCGCGTCTGGTCCGCACCGCCTACGGCCCCTTCCCGCTCGGCGATCTGAAGCGCGGGACTACCGATAAGGTGCCACGGAACATGGTCGACAACCTCAAGCGGTCGCTCAAGCTGTGA
- the rsmD gene encoding 16S rRNA (guanine(966)-N(2))-methyltransferase RsmD → MKSGGLRIIAGKWRGRRLAVPKGDATRPTADRTRETLFNMLTSRLGSFEDLAVADLFAGSGALGLEALSRGAAHCLFVEEERGALDTIRENITSLDARGITTVQAGSVMGLGPAKQATDLILLDPPYSTGAGQVALDRMVRLGWIGQGTWIALETARDEDIAIRTLAIEAERNVGKAKLTLLRPE, encoded by the coding sequence GTGAAGTCGGGCGGACTTCGTATCATCGCGGGCAAGTGGCGCGGACGGAGGCTCGCCGTGCCCAAGGGCGATGCCACGCGCCCGACCGCCGATCGCACACGCGAAACGCTGTTCAACATGCTCACCAGCCGGTTGGGCAGTTTCGAAGACCTCGCCGTCGCCGACCTGTTTGCAGGGTCGGGCGCGCTGGGGCTTGAGGCATTGTCGCGGGGCGCTGCGCACTGCCTCTTCGTCGAGGAAGAACGTGGTGCGCTCGACACGATCCGCGAGAATATCACGTCGCTGGACGCACGCGGGATAACGACCGTGCAAGCCGGTTCGGTCATGGGGTTGGGCCCGGCCAAACAGGCAACCGACCTGATCCTGCTAGATCCTCCCTATAGCACCGGTGCCGGTCAGGTCGCGCTTGATCGGATGGTCCGGCTTGGCTGGATAGGCCAAGGGACATGGATCGCACTCGAAACCGCGCGCGACGAGGATATCGCGATCAGGACGTTGGCGATCGAGGCCGAACGCAATGTCGGCAAGGCCAAGCTGACCCTGCTGCGACCGGAATAA
- a CDS encoding GFA family protein: MLTGGCHCGAVRYEVEGDPINHALCHCIDCQRNSGAPMVGWLMVDDTALRVTGEPSIYSSSEHARRYFCIQCGTGLFYSNDEMLPGRVDIQSATLDEPETVPAQAHIQVAERIGWMKDVHELPEFERFPGGGDEEG, translated from the coding sequence ATGCTGACAGGCGGCTGCCACTGCGGGGCGGTTCGGTATGAAGTCGAAGGTGACCCGATCAACCACGCGTTGTGCCATTGCATCGACTGCCAGCGCAATTCAGGTGCGCCGATGGTCGGCTGGCTGATGGTAGACGACACCGCATTGCGGGTAACGGGCGAGCCTTCGATCTATTCCTCCTCCGAACATGCGCGACGCTATTTCTGCATCCAGTGCGGCACCGGCCTGTTCTACTCGAATGATGAAATGCTGCCCGGCCGCGTTGATATACAGAGCGCCACACTCGACGAACCCGAAACGGTACCCGCGCAAGCGCACATCCAGGTCGCGGAACGGATCGGCTGGATGAAGGATGTACACGAGCTGCCCGAGTTCGAACGTTTCCCCGGCGGCGGAGACGAGGAAGGCTAG